In Heterodontus francisci isolate sHetFra1 chromosome 5, sHetFra1.hap1, whole genome shotgun sequence, one DNA window encodes the following:
- the LOC137369539 gene encoding COP9 signalosome complex subunit 9-like, with protein sequence MFLEGAGMYVDLDEAGGSSGLLMDLAAYEKVVRVSSFNDFEDLFDDGDIQ encoded by the coding sequence ATGTTCCTCGAGGGTGCGGGAATGTATGTGGATCTGGATGAGGCAGGAGGAAGTTCAGGACTTCTAATGGATCTTGCAGCTTATGAAAAAGTAGTCCGTGTGTCTTCCTTtaatgattttgaagacctctttGACGATGGCGATATTCAGTGA